A window of Sphingobacterium kitahiroshimense genomic DNA:
CGTATCATCTTGATCAATCTTAAATTCTAACCAGGCCTCTCCTGGCAATTTCATTTCGGCATATAACAGTAGTCTACGTTCTTTTTTATCTGCAAGAATTACTCTCCAAAAATCAATGACACTGCCTGTAGACAACGTATCTGAATTTGTTCTTCCTCTTTGTAAACCAACCCCGCCAACAAGTTTATCCAAAAATCCACGAATACCCCATAACCAATCTGCATAATACCATCCTGTTTTCCCTCCTATTGACCAAATATTACGCAAGGCAAGATCCACATCATCCACTTTCATTGATCTGACATCTTTAAAACACCCGTCTTGCGGAACTTCAATAAGTTTAACAAAGCTGTTGGGATACCTTTCTATATTCAGTGCATCTCGCCAGCTCGATATGACTTGATTTTGTTCGATCTTACCAAAGGCCAATTCAATAGCTTGTTCATAACGCATAGGTTTTACATTAATTTTTTCCTGTAGATCATTAGGTTTTGCTATTACATCTACCCGCATACTCTCAACTAAACTACTGGCTAATGGAAACGAAGTAGAGGTAACAAAATATAGCCAATAAGAAGATAACTTGGGTGTCATGACAGGAACGGTAATGATCCAGCGTTTAAGTTTTCGCACTTGTGCGAAACGGAGTAGCATGTCCTTATATGTCATTACATCAGGCCCACCGATATCATAGGTTCTATTAAAGGTAAATTCCTTCATAAGCACTCCTTCTAAAAATGAGAGGACATCACGAATGCCAATTGGCTGGCACCTTGTTTTTAACCATTTCGGAGCAATCATAACCGGTAGCTTCTCGACCAAGTCTCTTATGATCTCGAAACTCGCACTACCCGACCCTACGATAATTCCAGCTCTTAAAGTAGTTAAAGCATAATGGTGCGATTGTAAACGTTCTTCAACATTTAAACGTGATTGCAGGTGTTTTGAAAGCTCTTTGCTATTAACAATACCACTTAAAAAAATAACTTGTTTAATATTTGTTTGTTCGATACTTGCTTTAAAATTAGCAGCTACAGTAAGTTCGGCCTCTGTAAAATCGTTTTCTGAGGATGACATCGAATGCATCAGATAGTAAGCGACATCAATATCCTGCGGAATTTGATCCAAAAAATCATTCTTCAAAAAGTCGACCTCTATCAGTTCAAAATCAAAACCTTCATATTTGCTCCTATCAAAGCGATTCACATCACGAACACAGCATACAACTTGATGTTTTTTGTCAAGCAAGACTGGAAGTAAGCGTTGAGCAATATAACCCGTGGCTCCTGTCAATAGTATTTTCATCAGTAAAGATTTTCATTAAGAAACATATAATCCACCACTTCGTAATAGAATTATCTTCAAGCGTCCTGTGATCGTTCAAGAGTCAGCCCGTTAAATACAACGTCAATAAGTATTATCCATGCCCCATGTACATGATAGATCTTGTACTGGACATCTAAAACATGGAGTAATGTACGTTCACATTTCCATTCCGCCAAGTAAAGATAATAACAATTTGTATCGGTAAAAGTAAGTCTTCTGCTATTTAATTTATGTATTTTTCAATTTTACCTTAAATAAAAACTGATAACTTTTGAAAAAATAATTTGATTATAGTTTATTTATATTTATATTTGAGATAGTATCGGGCATTGTAGTGGTTATTTAGTCCCAGTAAGTACCTTACGTGATCATTCACCACATCACTTGCCGATTTTTGTTATTCATAAAAAGTGCGCAGTACTCTGTAGAGCTTGATTCCAATCAACCTTTACTAATACATACATCCTTTTCTTGCTAGCAGATCGATCGACTTCCGCAAGTTATCAAGTTATATCTTATGACATGAAGGGTGGCACAGAATTAAATAATTTTTAATAAAAACTATAATATAATGCAAGAAGGAACAGTAAAATTCTTTAACGTTACCAAAGGTTTCGGTTTTATTACACCATCAAATGGTGGTCAAGATGTATTTGTACATTCAACAGGTTTACTAGATGACATCCGTGAAAACGAGCGTGTTACTTATGAAGTAGAAAACGGTCAAAAAGGTGTTAACGCATTCAATGTACGCGTAGCAAGATAAAAGAATTGGGGAATTATATTGTAATTCTCTCTATTTCTGATGTAGTGATTAGCAATTATGCTAATTAACTACATTTTTTACAATAACCACTCCCACCCACAAATAGTATGGTGCATATCTCATATGCTTATCCTGCGAAACCTCTACAAACTCATAAAAAACTGTATTCAATTGGCCCTCATTCATCTAGCGGCAATGCACATTTATGATAGAAACCTGAGCATAAGCAACTTAAAGCCAATGATACTATTCTTTATTTAAAAGATTCTCCATTTCTAAAACCGCTATTTTTCTATTTTCATGATATCGCTCAACTTCAACATTTACGATTAAGCCATCCACTATAACCGGGCTTCTGATTTCAACAATTTTTGAATCATCATGTAATATCCAAGCTAAAAATTGTCTACCATTATTTAACTCCTTGTAAATATCGGGTTTTCTCATAGCACTAAAAATCTAAAATTCAGCTATAAAGGGGGATTAAACACCCCCTCGGATAACACGCAATAAAATAACGATGATGGCAATCACTAATAGAATATGAATAATCCCACCAGTAAAAAATCCTCCAAAAAAACTGATCGCCCAAATAATTATCAAAATTACGGCGATTGTGTATAATATATTTCCCATAGTAAAGTAATATTAGATTTAAAATTAAGAAGCCGGTAGTATATACCGGCCTGTTCTTGATCAATTTATTTTGCTGCTCCGAGATTAGCTTCGCTCATTGCAATTTCAGTCAATAATACATCTGTATCCTTTTCCTCCGCTAATGTAGCCGCTAACAGTTCTTCTGCTTCACTGTGTTCCATCAATTTCGCATAAGTAACAAGACAACCATAGGTTGCAATCTCGTAATGCTCCACCTTTTGTGCAGCGGCGATCAAAGCAGCATCCAGTACTTCAGGGCTATCCTGGAATTCTTCCAAAATTTCATCAGCCTCGTTTAATAGGCCTTCCATCGCTTTACATTTTTTACCACGAGCGGTCATATCCAGACTCGAGAATACCGCTTTTAATCTTTCAATCTGCCCTTCTGTCTGTTTATAGTGCGTTTTAAATGCTTCTTTTAAACTATCACTATGAGCTCCGTCTGCTAACTTTTTTAAACCTTTAAGCAGTTGCTTTTCCGCACCCAGAATATCTTTCAACTCATCTACAAATAATTCATGTAAGTGCGCATTTGGCATTTCGCCATCTTTGTTTTTTTTAGCCATGATCTTAAGTTTTAATTTAAACTACACTAATAACTTATGGGACAGATAATAGTTCATTACGAAATATAGAACGCGTATAAAAAAGAAGATATTAGGTAAAAATCTCGTTATAAAAAATTTAATACTTCGTCTTCAAATGACTTTTGAAAGCGAAGTATTATTAAGAATAATAATATATAAGAAAAATTGATAAGAAAAAAGCAAACCACTTCTTGTCCTATTTGTTTTATAGATGACAATTATAAAATAATACATATATGGAAGAGGAAAAAATGAATTTGGAAGGTCGACTTATCAACTATCAGGAGTATTATGAGGCTCTAGAACAACCTAAAACTTTTAGCTTTGATTATAGTCAGCAGCGATTAATTATTAAAAATTACACATTACGAAATAAGGATAAATCTCTTTACGCTAAATTCCTCAATACTTTTTTTCCTGATAAGGAAGAGGAAGAGCTCTTAAATTATGATAAGGAGTTATTATATCTCAAAAGATTCGGAAAGGATGAATTGGCGAGATGGCTGATCGATTATAATGTACGCCTATTGCAATCGGATATTAATTCGACAGATAAAGATGCCATTTTTAAGGTTGTTGCAATCCCTGCTGAAGATGATGTAGATAACTACTTAGCAAAGGATCACCTGATACTCCATCATATATTACCGCTTGATGTATTAGAATTCCCATATCCGGTGTGGATAAACATTAAATTGCCACATACAGGATCATAAGCAACTTCATGTTGGAAAAGTCTTTTTATTATTCTAGTAAACTTAAAAATTATAGCGATGTTGTATATTTTAAACGAAGACACTTACGACCTTACTCCTACATTTAGTGAAAATCTGCTGATAGATGGAGCTAATGTGGTGAAAACAACTTTTATTAATTCTAAAAATGAAAAATATTTTATGATTTCTTCCGCTGATGTAGCAGATGCATTTTTTGATGACAACAACGTTGAACTTGATATTTCAGATGCCATCAAAAGAATACAGGAATAAGTTGTTGCCTTTACCGAGCTGAATAGCCCGACACACAAAAGGTTACAAAATAATCTAAAACACAACAATAGAGCCGATTACATCAATTGCAATCGGCTCTTACCTTTAGACCTGCTTTGGTTTTGAAAATACACTCTGTAAGATAACAGATAACATAACAAAAGCACAACCTAAATAAAACGAAGTATTGACCTCTTTACCCTCATTAAAAAATATAAATGCTAAGATTATGGAATAAATAGGTTCTAAATTGAAGCTTAAATTAACCGTAAAGGCAGGTATTACCCGTAAAACTTCCGCAAACAGGACATACAACGTGACGGTACAAAAAGCGGCTAGCAATAATAGGTAGAGTAGATCTGTTGTAGAAGGAAGCAACGTTGTCACTGGAAAAAAATAGAGATAAAATGGTAATAGTATTCCCAAACCGATTGTCCCTCCTACCATTTGATAGTAATTGATGACGATGCTATCATGCTTTTTTACCAACCGCTCATTAAATACAGTATACAATGCTGCAAATGCGGCTGATATAACTCCAAGCCATATCCCAAGCTGATAAGATGAATCAAAATGAAATATTAAACTGATGCCTAATAAAGTTAGGCAACTTAATAAAAGCTGTGGGACTGAAAAAGGTTTTTTGTTGATCAGAGGTTCGAAAATTGCTGTAAATAAGCTTGTCAAACAGTAACAGACCACTCCGATTGATATGTTTGCATATTTTATACTGGCATAGAAAAATATCCAATGGATGGTAATTAACATGCCTACAGAACTTACAGTAAGTTTTTCGGGCATCGACTGCTTGATATCTTTTTTAAAAAACTTTAAAACAAAGAACAATATAATTGCTGATAAAAGTACTCGGTACCACACTAATAAACCCTCGTTTAAGGATATTAATTTACCAAAAACTCCCGTAAAACCGGCTAATATAACAGCAATGTGTAAGCGTAAATATGATTTTTTCATGAAAATGAGCGTATTTCTTTTTTATAGTTAATATCTAAATTTTTGACATACTGATGCACACGGCTTATCAGCCGAAAGTATGTCAATCTATTTTAATAGGACATTACGCTATTGGAGGAGGAAGGCTACTTTTTCTATTCATGATTGATTCAAAAATAACTTTTTTTTATTAAACATAAGCAAGATATAGTATTTTTCTGCTTGCTAATATCCCTGAATAAAAGTATTTTGCTGTTATATGAAAATTCATGTATTAAAAGATGGTGACTTCTGCGTCGACAAAAACAAGGTATTTACTCCTTTGGAAGAATTAGCAAGCGCGACAGGCCT
This region includes:
- a CDS encoding SDR family oxidoreductase, with translation MKILLTGATGYIAQRLLPVLLDKKHQVVCCVRDVNRFDRSKYEGFDFELIEVDFLKNDFLDQIPQDIDVAYYLMHSMSSSENDFTEAELTVAANFKASIEQTNIKQVIFLSGIVNSKELSKHLQSRLNVEERLQSHHYALTTLRAGIIVGSGSASFEIIRDLVEKLPVMIAPKWLKTRCQPIGIRDVLSFLEGVLMKEFTFNRTYDIGGPDVMTYKDMLLRFAQVRKLKRWIITVPVMTPKLSSYWLYFVTSTSFPLASSLVESMRVDVIAKPNDLQEKINVKPMRYEQAIELAFGKIEQNQVISSWRDALNIERYPNSFVKLIEVPQDGCFKDVRSMKVDDVDLALRNIWSIGGKTGWYYADWLWGIRGFLDKLVGGVGLQRGRTNSDTLSTGSVIDFWRVILADKKERRLLLYAEMKLPGEAWLEFKIDQDDTFTQTATFRPLGISGRLYWYSVLPFHAFIFKGMMQNIAKKTTKKM
- a CDS encoding cold-shock protein encodes the protein MQEGTVKFFNVTKGFGFITPSNGGQDVFVHSTGLLDDIRENERVTYEVENGQKGVNAFNVRVAR
- a CDS encoding lmo0937 family membrane protein — encoded protein: MGNILYTIAVILIIIWAISFFGGFFTGGIIHILLVIAIIVILLRVIRGGV
- a CDS encoding ferritin-like domain-containing protein is translated as MAKKNKDGEMPNAHLHELFVDELKDILGAEKQLLKGLKKLADGAHSDSLKEAFKTHYKQTEGQIERLKAVFSSLDMTARGKKCKAMEGLLNEADEILEEFQDSPEVLDAALIAAAQKVEHYEIATYGCLVTYAKLMEHSEAEELLAATLAEEKDTDVLLTEIAMSEANLGAAK
- a CDS encoding DMT family transporter, translating into MKKSYLRLHIAVILAGFTGVFGKLISLNEGLLVWYRVLLSAIILFFVLKFFKKDIKQSMPEKLTVSSVGMLITIHWIFFYASIKYANISIGVVCYCLTSLFTAIFEPLINKKPFSVPQLLLSCLTLLGISLIFHFDSSYQLGIWLGVISAAFAALYTVFNERLVKKHDSIVINYYQMVGGTIGLGILLPFYLYFFPVTTLLPSTTDLLYLLLLAAFCTVTLYVLFAEVLRVIPAFTVNLSFNLEPIYSIILAFIFFNEGKEVNTSFYLGCAFVMLSVILQSVFSKPKQV